The proteins below come from a single Iocasia fonsfrigidae genomic window:
- the rplL gene encoding 50S ribosomal protein L7/L12 produces MNKEDLIKAIEEMSVLELAELVEELEEKFGVSAAAPVAMAAAPGAGGAGQEEEKTEFDVFLAEVGGKKINVIKAVREITGLGLKDAKAVVDDAPQNVKAGVSKDEAEEMKAKLEEAGATVELK; encoded by the coding sequence ATGAATAAAGAAGATTTAATTAAAGCAATTGAGGAAATGAGTGTTTTAGAATTAGCAGAACTTGTTGAGGAATTAGAGGAAAAATTTGGTGTTAGCGCAGCTGCACCTGTAGCTATGGCAGCTGCACCTGGTGCTGGTGGTGCTGGTCAGGAAGAAGAAAAGACAGAATTTGATGTCTTCCTTGCTGAAGTAGGCGGCAAGAAGATTAATGTAATTAAAGCAGTTCGTGAAATTACTGGTTTAGGTCTTAAAGATGCTAAAGCTGTAGTTGATGATGCACCTCAAAATGTTAAAGCGGGTGTCAGTAAAGATGAGGCTGAAGAAATGAAGGCTAAACTTGAAGAAGCAGGTGCTACTGTAGAATTAAAATAG
- the rpoB gene encoding DNA-directed RNA polymerase subunit beta, with the protein MANVLKRKRYSFAKIKDAQVVPDLIRTQLNSYEWFLEQGLKEVFNEITPIEDFSENLILEFVDYYLDEPDYQIDECRDRDATYSAPLQVKVRLINKETGEVKEQEVFMGDFPLMTDKGTFIINGAERVVVNQLIRSSGVYFDEERTKDGRRLISANLIPNRGAWIEFEYDKKRIVSVRVDRTRKMPSTVLFRALGYGSDAELLDIFDNYEVIQDTIERDNTDSEDEALIELYKRLRPGEPPTVESSKNLINSLFFDPKRYDMAAVGRYKLNKKLKLDIDPARRCLDKRDIVETVRYLLKLIDNHPEFNIDDIDHLGNRRLKTVGELLQNQFRIGLSRMERVVKERMTIQDIDVVTPQALINTRPVVASIQEFFGSSQLSQFMDQTNPLSELTHKRRLSALGPGGLSRDRAGFEVRDVHHSHYGRICPIETPEGPNIGLIGSMGSYARTNEFGFLETPYRRVIDGKATDEIEYLTADEEDNYTVAQANEPIDEDGNFKHEFVLARRRGEILEALPKNVDYMDVSPKQLVGVSAALIPFLENDDANRALMGANMQRQAVPLLIPDAPIVGTGMEYKSAKDSGAVIVAKNSGTVVKVSGDKVLIKTDEGNVDSYKLLKFKRSNQGSCVNQRPIVRKGDVVEAGDIIADGPSTNKGELALGRNTLIAFMPWEGYNYEDAILISERLVKEDAFTSVHIEEHEAEARDTKLGPEEITRDIPNVGESALKNLDERGIIRVGAEVKEGDILVGKVTPKGETELSAEERLLRAIFGEKAREVRDTSLKVPHGEEGIVVDVKVFSRENGDELKPGVNRLVRVYIATKRKISVGDKMAGRHGNKGVISRILPEEDMPFMPNGEPVEIVLNPLGVPSRMNIGQVLETHLGMAAKALGLYIETPVFNGAREDEVEDKLEEAGLSRDGKTVLYDGRTGEPFDKRVTVGYMYILKLHHLVDDKIHARSTGPYSLVTQQPLGGKAQFGGQRFGEMEVWALEAYGAAYTLQEMLTVKSDDVVGRVKTYEAIVKGENVPEPGIPESFKVLIKEMQSLGLDAKIYTEDEEELQIAEEDDDFNDTAKKLGLDMDLTNDSDEEEE; encoded by the coding sequence ATGGCAAATGTTTTAAAGAGGAAGAGATATAGTTTTGCCAAAATCAAAGATGCACAGGTTGTGCCTGATTTAATAAGGACACAACTTAATTCGTATGAATGGTTTCTGGAACAGGGATTAAAAGAGGTCTTTAATGAAATAACACCAATTGAAGATTTTTCGGAAAATTTAATCCTGGAATTTGTAGATTATTATCTGGATGAACCGGATTATCAGATTGATGAATGCCGTGACAGGGATGCTACCTATTCGGCTCCCTTACAGGTAAAAGTAAGACTAATTAATAAGGAGACAGGTGAGGTAAAAGAGCAGGAAGTCTTTATGGGGGACTTCCCTTTAATGACTGATAAGGGGACATTTATAATTAATGGAGCAGAAAGGGTTGTTGTCAACCAGTTGATCCGTTCTTCAGGTGTTTATTTTGATGAAGAAAGGACAAAGGATGGTCGCCGGCTTATTTCTGCTAACCTTATTCCTAACAGGGGTGCCTGGATAGAATTTGAATATGATAAAAAGAGAATTGTTTCAGTGAGGGTAGATAGAACAAGAAAGATGCCTTCTACTGTCTTATTTAGGGCCCTTGGTTATGGTAGTGATGCAGAATTACTTGATATTTTTGATAATTATGAGGTTATTCAGGATACTATTGAAAGGGATAATACTGATTCAGAAGATGAGGCCTTAATTGAATTATATAAAAGGCTTAGACCTGGTGAACCGCCGACAGTAGAGAGTTCGAAGAATCTAATAAACTCCCTTTTCTTTGACCCTAAACGGTATGATATGGCTGCAGTTGGTAGATACAAACTAAATAAAAAACTCAAGTTGGATATTGATCCTGCCAGGAGATGCCTTGATAAGAGAGATATCGTGGAAACAGTTAGATATCTTCTTAAGTTAATTGATAATCACCCGGAATTTAATATAGATGATATTGATCACTTGGGTAATAGAAGGTTAAAGACGGTTGGGGAATTATTGCAAAACCAGTTTAGAATTGGTTTATCAAGAATGGAGAGGGTAGTAAAAGAGAGGATGACAATTCAGGATATAGATGTTGTTACACCTCAAGCCTTGATAAATACCCGTCCAGTTGTTGCTTCTATTCAGGAGTTCTTTGGTAGTAGTCAGTTATCACAATTTATGGACCAAACCAATCCACTTTCTGAACTGACACATAAGCGTCGTTTGAGTGCACTTGGTCCTGGAGGTTTAAGTAGGGACAGGGCTGGCTTTGAAGTCAGGGATGTTCACCATTCTCATTATGGTAGGATCTGTCCTATTGAGACACCTGAAGGACCAAACATTGGGCTGATTGGTTCTATGGGGTCATATGCCCGTACAAATGAATTTGGGTTTTTAGAGACTCCTTACCGCAGAGTTATTGATGGGAAAGCAACCGATGAGATTGAGTATTTAACAGCTGATGAAGAAGATAATTATACTGTTGCCCAGGCCAATGAACCTATAGATGAGGATGGTAACTTTAAACATGAGTTTGTTCTGGCCAGACGCAGGGGCGAGATATTAGAAGCATTACCCAAAAATGTCGATTATATGGATGTCTCACCAAAACAACTTGTTGGTGTATCCGCTGCCTTAATACCCTTTCTGGAAAATGATGATGCTAATAGGGCCTTAATGGGTGCTAATATGCAGAGACAGGCTGTTCCCTTATTAATTCCTGATGCACCTATTGTGGGTACGGGAATGGAATATAAGAGTGCTAAAGATTCTGGTGCCGTTATTGTTGCTAAAAACTCTGGAACCGTTGTTAAGGTATCAGGTGATAAGGTTTTGATCAAAACAGATGAGGGTAATGTTGATAGTTACAAATTGCTTAAGTTTAAACGTTCTAATCAGGGTAGTTGTGTCAATCAACGCCCTATTGTCCGTAAGGGGGATGTGGTAGAAGCCGGTGATATTATTGCTGATGGACCCTCAACTAATAAAGGAGAGCTTGCTTTAGGCCGTAATACATTAATCGCTTTTATGCCCTGGGAAGGTTATAATTACGAGGACGCTATTTTGATCAGTGAAAGACTTGTTAAAGAAGATGCTTTTACCTCTGTCCATATTGAGGAACATGAAGCTGAAGCCCGGGATACTAAACTGGGTCCGGAGGAAATAACCAGGGATATCCCTAATGTAGGGGAATCAGCCCTTAAGAATCTTGACGAAAGGGGTATTATCCGTGTTGGAGCAGAGGTAAAAGAGGGCGATATACTGGTTGGCAAGGTCACACCAAAGGGTGAGACAGAGTTGTCTGCTGAAGAAAGATTACTCAGGGCTATTTTTGGTGAAAAGGCCAGAGAGGTCCGGGATACTTCTTTGAAGGTGCCCCATGGTGAAGAAGGTATTGTAGTTGATGTTAAAGTCTTTTCCCGCGAAAATGGTGATGAATTAAAACCAGGTGTAAATAGACTTGTACGGGTTTATATTGCTACTAAACGGAAAATTTCTGTTGGTGATAAAATGGCAGGTCGTCACGGGAATAAGGGTGTTATCTCCAGGATACTACCTGAAGAAGATATGCCGTTCATGCCCAATGGAGAACCTGTTGAGATAGTTCTTAACCCACTTGGTGTTCCCTCCAGAATGAATATTGGTCAGGTGCTGGAGACCCATTTAGGAATGGCGGCCAAGGCACTTGGTTTATATATTGAAACACCAGTCTTTAATGGTGCCCGTGAAGATGAGGTGGAGGATAAACTGGAGGAAGCTGGTCTCAGCCGTGATGGTAAAACGGTTCTTTACGATGGGCGAACTGGTGAGCCTTTTGATAAAAGAGTAACTGTTGGTTATATGTATATCCTTAAACTACATCACCTGGTTGATGATAAAATACATGCCCGTTCAACAGGACCGTATTCACTTGTTACCCAGCAGCCGCTTGGTGGTAAAGCCCAGTTTGGTGGTCAGCGTTTTGGTGAAATGGAGGTGTGGGCACTGGAGGCCTATGGTGCTGCCTATACCTTGCAGGAGATGTTAACAGTCAAGTCTGATGATGTTGTCGGTAGGGTGAAGACATATGAGGCTATTGTTAAAGGTGAAAATGTGCCTGAACCCGGTATACCAGAATCCTTCAAGGTTTTAATAAAAGAAATGCAGAGTCTGGGGTTAGATGCCAAGATATATACTGAGGATGAAGAGGAATTACAGATAGCTGAGGAAGATGATGATTTTAATGATACAGCTAAAAAGCTTGGTTTAGATATGGATTTAACTAATGACTCTGATGAGGAAGAAGAATAA
- the rplJ gene encoding 50S ribosomal protein L10, protein MARPEKEAFVEELIEKMTSAKSMVVTDYKGLDVAAITELRKQLREAGVEYKVVKNTLARIAAQKAELEDINEYFTGPTAVAFGLEDAVSPAKVLVDFAKENEELEIKGGSLNGQIISLDKVKSLAEIPPREQLLALLLAGMKSPITGLVNVLQGNLRGLVQVLNQIKEQKA, encoded by the coding sequence TTGGCAAGGCCTGAAAAAGAGGCTTTTGTAGAAGAGCTTATTGAGAAAATGACTTCGGCAAAGTCGATGGTAGTAACTGATTATAAAGGACTTGATGTAGCAGCAATAACTGAGCTGCGTAAGCAACTCAGGGAAGCGGGTGTTGAGTACAAAGTAGTAAAAAATACGCTGGCAAGAATAGCTGCTCAGAAGGCAGAGCTTGAAGATATTAATGAGTATTTTACTGGACCAACAGCAGTTGCTTTTGGGTTGGAAGATGCCGTATCACCGGCAAAGGTATTAGTTGATTTTGCTAAGGAGAATGAGGAATTAGAGATTAAAGGTGGTTCACTTAATGGGCAAATTATTAGTCTGGATAAGGTTAAATCTCTAGCAGAAATACCGCCTCGTGAACAACTCCTGGCACTGCTGCTGGCAGGCATGAAATCGCCGATTACAGGATTGGTTAATGTATTACAGGGTAATCTACGTGGACTGGTTCAGGTATTGAACCAAATTAAAGAGCAAAAGGCTTAA